A region of the Deltaproteobacteria bacterium genome:
GCAAAATACAAGGACGCAGCGAAAAGGCTGATAAAGGAAGAGAGAATAAAATTCCTGGCTGATATCCACGGGGCAAAACCAAGCAGGAATTTTAAGATTGATGTGGGAGTAATCAATGAAAAGGATATGGATAAGTGCTCCTGTCGCGAGCTAATGCCTGTAATCGCAAAAGCCCTCAAAGATTTCCAGACCCCATTGTTTAATCAGAATTTTAGCGCTAACCATCATGGAACGATGACATTTTTCGCGAGAAACAAATGCGGCATAGAAGCTGCCCAATTTGAAATAAACGCCAGATACAGGATAATCGAAAGGAAGCCCGACAGCTCTAAAGCCGTCAAAGGGGAGGATCCTGATTATAAAGCCAAAGAAGAGGATGTGCTAGAACTCTTTAATCGCATGATGGATATGATTTTGAAAATTGAACGAAAAATCCGTTAGTGAATGGGGTCAAATCTTTTGAATTGACAGTCTCGAAATTCCTCCTGGCAAAAAGGGATGGGGGGCCTCCGGCAAGCTGGACCTGAACCTCATCCGCAAGATGTCTTCGGCCTGACGCTGAAGAGCGTTTGCTTGGCCACTGCTAGTCGGGTTTCGATGCGGCGAAAGCTTTGCGGTTGGGTCTCAACATTCAACAAAGGCGATTTGGCAAATACGATCGAACCCAGGCAAAAGTGATTCACATTATTGTGGAAGGAGGTAGCATGATTAAACTGATGGCATTGATCTTTAAAAAACCTGATCTGACGGATGAAGAGTTCAATAGTTATTGGAGAGGGAAACACGGGGCTCTGGCGGGGAAAATCATCCCCGGGTTGAGAAAATATACCCAAAATCATTTTATCAAGCTCCCCGGTTCGAAATATGAGGGCGATGGTTTTGTCGAGCTCTGGTTCGATGACCTGGAGGGGGCTAAAAAGTATTTTGCCTGGCGGCAAACAGCTGCCGCCCAGCCTCTGCTGGAGGATGAGGACAAATTTTTGGATCGAAGTAAGACAGTTAGATATGTTGTTGAAGAGTACTTCATTATCAAATAGTAAAAAGGGGTTCAACGGCACACAGGCTGACCGAGTGGACCCCCGGACGTTGTTGCAAACGTTGCATTGACAATCCCGATTGCTTAAACCTTATAGAATTCCTTTATGGCTAAAACCACTGAAAGTACGTCCAAGAGTTTCCTATTTCGAGATCTC
Encoded here:
- a CDS encoding EthD domain-containing protein; amino-acid sequence: MIKLMALIFKKPDLTDEEFNSYWRGKHGALAGKIIPGLRKYTQNHFIKLPGSKYEGDGFVELWFDDLEGAKKYFAWRQTAAAQPLLEDEDKFLDRSKTVRYVVEEYFIIK